The Bacteroidota bacterium genome contains the following window.
TTTGCAACTGCTTACAAAGATTACAAAATCATTAAAAAAGCATCAGAAGCAAATGGACTTTTGACAAAAAAATTAATGAAATATTTATTGAAGAAAAAAAATCCTATTGATGTGAAAATGGCAATAATTAATGAGTTGAGTTGGGATATTGATGGGAGAACAAATTCAGTTATCTTTTTTGATTTTTTGAAAAAGGAAAGGGGATATGCTGATAAAGAGGATTTCTTGAAAAATGCCAGTGGAGATGAAATTTTATGCATGGCATATTTAAAAGCAATGGATGATTATTTTGATGTTAACGAAGCTTTAGTATTTGCAAAAAAAGCCCTTGAAAAAAATAATAAAAGTTATACTTTTAACATTATTACCGCCTTAATATCCGCTCAAAAAGCCTTTGATACAAACTGGTGTCAGGTGTATCACATAAGCAATAACGTAAGAATAAACAAGGAACTAAAAATGGATATGAAATCCAAAGCGATTGAAATAATCTTCGATTATCAGGATATTTACTTGGATACCTGTGAATAAATTAAGAATGTGATTTGTTTCTACATCCTTTTATTATGTATCTAACCTTTCTCTTTTAAAATTTTCTTATCCTACTGCAATTACGGACATTTCAATATCTACATCCATCGGGAGACGAGCAACTTCTATTGTTTCCCTTGCTGGTGGATTGCTTGAAAAATATGTTGCATATATTTCATTTATAGCTTTAAAGTTGTTAAGATCGGAAAGAAAAATTGAAGCTTTAACAACATTATCCATTCCCATTTTTGCTTCTTTCAATATTGCTTTTATATTTTCCAACACCTGTGTCGTTTGAGCTTCAATATTCGTATCAACAAGTTTTCCTGTAAAAGGGTCAATAGGGATTTGCCCTGAAACAAATAATGTGTTATTTACTAAAACAGCTTGACTGTAAGGTCCTATTGGCTTAGGTGCATTTTTTATATTTACGATTTTCTTCATTACGCTAAGATATTTTGATTTCTAAAAAACACGAAGGTATTAAAAATTTAGGTTCTATATTGATTTGTGTGGGTAAAAAAATATTAAAGCCACAGACTTCGTCTTTCGCAGACATGCTAAGTGTAATAGATGTAAGACTACGTCTGTCAAAGACAGATTCACAGATTACAAAATTACTCTTTTTGTAAAAGAACCTCCCTT
Protein-coding sequences here:
- a CDS encoding RidA family protein, with amino-acid sequence MKKIVNIKNAPKPIGPYSQAVLVNNTLFVSGQIPIDPFTGKLVDTNIEAQTTQVLENIKAILKEAKMGMDNVVKASIFLSDLNNFKAINEIYATYFSSNPPARETIEVARLPMDVDIEMSVIAVG